The DNA region tgtaaatattaatcgttaatttaattcaatattgTCCAACATTGTACCGTACGtatgatttttaaatgaagacggaatataaatatttccattcttctttaacaatactgaagaaatacaaatgttttatatcccttggataataataataataataataataaaatttcgattaaaagaTCTTCTTTAATGCGATCTATTAATTAAGTTGTTTCATAGAATTATTCGATAACGCTAGGCCCTTCGAATGATTGGTCCTTcgctatattatttaaatcctCACCCGCGTATGAACGTAAAGGTGATATTTCAACATCCCCATTAATTTTTTGCGCGCCTGCATTTAACAACCACTTCTTATGAAGCCAAAGTAAATCATGACGTGCGGTAGAGGGACAATCCTGCTTGGCAGAATCCGAATTCTTAAGAGGACTAAATTCTTCTTCGCGAATACCTTGCCAGGCAACAAAATTTTTTGCGAACTTGAAGACATCAAATACaaacttttcaattttaataccATTAGGACTGGTTGGAGTGCATTTCTTTCCATTATCATCGATGTAAGGAATCTTCTTCTTAGCTCCATGTAATTCCATTGATGCCTCGTACTTATTGCCAAGTGCCAATAAAAAATCTACGGTAAAATAATGATTGCATATATTTGCAGCATTGAACATCAGCCGACCGTCGTCCTGTTGAAGTTCCGCcgtttcttttgaaatttcacTATATTCAACGACTTGATAATGATCGTCCAcctaaaaggaataaaaatataagaacgttaataaaagaaataaataatattttacatgatAGTCTTGTTATTACCTTACAAACCACTCCTACTGGCTCGGACGGTGAAGATTTTTCAATTACTTTAACGCCACAATCCGTTGATACGGATAAACAATATCCCAAAAATATAGGATCCGCTACCTTTACTAAGATATTATCTACGGAATGTACATGAATACTACGAATACCGCGTTGTACCATGTCGTCTAATACTCCTTGGACTTTCAATGCTTTGTACAATCCACCATTTCCATCGGGTGCTCTTGATATCTTATGTTTCTcatctaaaataatttttccatttaaaGTGAAACAAGGTAGCATACCTTGTTTAAAAGCCATtacatttttctcctttagaccaaaataatcattttctcGAAGATAAATAATCGTAGAATCGTGCGTGGCTTCGCTGGTCATTATATACCtaatccaataataataatacatttataatatattcttttaattaattcattacatataaataaataataataataataataataatataaaacaattacgttttatattattactacgtaCCATATTATTTCACCCCTCTTTCCTAAATATTTCTCTGccaatgtttccaatctacgTATCCTCTCGGCTTGTAATTGAAATAAAGTTTTGTGGGATGGCAATCCAACTTCGTACATACCTTTAGGATATGTAACACCTAAACGAGTACCTTGTCCACCAGCTAATAATAAAACTGCAACACGTCCATCAGCTACTTCTTTTAATCCCAATGaattatacattttcaatTCTTCTTTAGTACAAGCTTCGCcagaaacaatattattttctggTATAGGCTGTATTTTATcgtctaatttatttttaacagcAGATAACGATGACGTTGCTCTATCATAATAAGATGTCAATTCGACTAAGTCTAAttctaaaatttctttctccaaTATGTCCCTCTCCTCTTGCGATAACTGATCCCAATATTGTAACAGATGTTCCTGACCGTAGGCcaccaattttcttttcaaattctcCATAATTGTCAAAAGCTATGTATTTGACACTAAGGAATGACTTCTGTAAAACGGAATCCCGTTATCACCGTTGTAGTATTATcacgttaattttttttttctttctttcttttttatcaactcGTTGATAGAGAAACGTAAGCGGAGAGTGTCGATAAAACGAGTAAAAGAACCGGAATGAAACGAACGTAGAATAGTGAGAGCAACAGGTATGCACAGAACTTGTCCATTAGACCTAACCTGACTCGAAAGGAACGATACACCTTTACTTTCACAATTCCACGTAGCAAGCTTGATTCGATTTCTCTTATCGATGTCTGACGCCCCTCCAACCATCCGGGCATGtatataattcttctttttcttctcagcATATCTCGCTACGATATTCCTTGACATTCACATCGAGGATCTTCCAGAAGACATTTTTCTACAGATCACCTCGAAAGGATCGATCTTATTacattctttgtttttttttttttttttttcatttcattctttgtgcacgaaatgaaacaaaacagaaaaaagaaaaaaaaaaaagaaagagtaaatgaataaaaatataacctattaaatgaaacgaaatcaacgatttatattaagaaaaagataaagatatatatggtcttatattattttccattacctttaataatacacgTGTTACTCTACgcttttatacgtatattctTTCGTATGTGCgacgaagtaaaaaaaaaaagactccAAAGTGAAAGGTAAAAGgatgagtaaaaaaagaaattcatatgGAGGAATGTGACCTTTATCCTGTTCGTAACctgcaaaataataaaataacgttaacactgttaatttatgtaatattctactacaaatatttcgaaaagcaTACAATCAATAAATCAAACCTATCGCATTCTTATGTGACGTTCGTGTAGACACTGAGTATTATATAGGTGTCGTcactgtatgtatatatgcgccTGCGTGTGTTGCGTAACACGCATGCGCACATCCCATCGACTGAATCTTATCATTTTTCACTTTAAAAGTAACAAAGCATTTTCTATCAAGAAATAActatcaataacaaaaaaatatatgtatatatatatatatacacatgaatatacatacatatatatatatttacatacacatatacagatatttttacgtttacgtgtatattcacatatatatatatatatgcacatacattCGATAAGATAAGCagagaaatttaaatataaatatatgagtgtagttaatttaaatgaattagtATGACAGATAATATTCTATCGTAATagtttatacaaatatttaaaagtacaAAGTACGATATAGTAACacaacgagaaaaaaatcgaagctCATTCTTTCTAAACGTGAAAACATAAAAAGACCGAAACACGCaaggaaattttaattttttacaaataattttaattaaaaattgtcatacttaaaaattttgatctcCGGAAAGTTGGTTCTgtgaaatataaacataaacgcactttttattaactttgttGATCGCCGACAAAGTTTTCTTTTGTACTCCGACGAGTGCACATAGAAATCCTCTTTTCTAAAAGCGAAAGATTACAAATTAATACTTCTGATaacttttcaaatatataaataatttttaacacaCGTGGAGAGCAATaaactattatttaaacaatagtacattcgCTTAAACATTAACAATACGGATAAACgggagaatataaaaataattttgatttaaaatagtagtactttaaaattttgatttcggGACACTGGCCTTGTGcagtataaacataaacgcgcttGATTTTAACTTTGACCATTTCGGCATTAGTGTTCTCTTGCATTCCGAAGAGTGCACATCTAAAccctcttttctaaacgcgaatacttagaaattaatacttctgataatttttaatttatttaaacaattattagtACACGTGAGGTGCAATaaactattatttaaacaatagtacattcgtttaaacattaacaaTACGGATAAacgcgagaaaataaaaataaaaattgtagtactttaaaattttgatttcggGACCCTGGCCTTGTGcagtataaacataaacgcgcttGATTTTAACTTTGACCATTTCGGCATTAGTGTTCTCTTGCATTCCGAAGAGTGCACATCTAAAccctcttttctaaacgcgaatacttacaaattaatacttttgattattttttcaataatttaaacaatttttaacacaCGTGGGGTGCAATaaactattatttaaacattaacacTACATATAAacgcgagaaaataaaaataatcttgatTTGAAATTGTAgtactttaaaattttgatttcggGACATTGGCCTTGTGcagtataaacataaacgcgcttGATTTTAACTTTGACCATTTCGGCATTAGTGTTCTCTTGCATTCCGAAGAGTGCACATCTAAACCCACTTTTCTAAACGCGAATACTTAGAAATTAATACttctgataatttttaatttatttaaacaattattagtACACGTGAGGTGCAATaaactattatttaaacagtagtacattcgtttaaacattaacaaTACGGATAAacgcgagaa from Vespa crabro chromosome 12, iyVesCrab1.2, whole genome shotgun sequence includes:
- the LOC124428472 gene encoding UDP-N-acetylhexosamine pyrophosphorylase; its protein translation is MENLKRKLVAYGQEHLLQYWDQLSQEERDILEKEILELDLVELTSYYDRATSSLSAVKNKLDDKIQPIPENNIVSGEACTKEELKMYNSLGLKEVADGRVAVLLLAGGQGTRLGVTYPKGMYEVGLPSHKTLFQLQAERIRRLETLAEKYLGKRGEIIWYIMTSEATHDSTIIYLRENDYFGLKEKNVMAFKQGMLPCFTLNGKIILDEKHKISRAPDGNGGLYKALKVQGVLDDMVQRGIRSIHVHSVDNILVKVADPIFLGYCLSVSTDCGVKVIEKSSPSEPVGVVCKVDDHYQVVEYSEISKETAELQQDDGRLMFNAANICNHYFTVDFLLALGNKYEASMELHGAKKKIPYIDDNGKKCTPTSPNGIKIEKFVFDVFKFAKNFVAWQGIREEEFSPLKNSDSAKQDCPSTARHDLLWLHKKWLLNAGAQKINGDVEISPLRSYAGEDLNNIAKDQSFEGPSVIE